The nucleotide sequence GGCCAGTGCGGCCGCATTGACCGGCCACCGCTTGAGTGCGTTGACACCAGCGACCGCCACGCCGCCGTTCACGATCTCGCTTTCACAGTGTGCCTTTCATCGCGCCATCTTCGGCGACGCCCGGGATGACTACGCCCACTTCACCGGGACTCTACACACCTCCCCGGACAATGTCTGGCGTGGCGACATGGACCCACGCGACATCGTTTGGCGTGCGCGCGAGCTGGGCGTGGGGGTCGTCGCTTGGTGAACATCCTTTGGCTGGGTCGCGGCCAAGATCGACCTTGGTTGAACGCGTTCAAATCAAAGGCTCGCGACGCCAACGTGACCTTCGGTGTTTTGATGTGCGATGAGCTCCCCCACATCGCCGCCGCACACCAAGCCGAGCGGGTAAAGAGCATCGCAGCCCACACCCGTTGGATGGAAACGACGGCGGAACTGGGTTGCCCCTTTCTACGCGTCAACCCCTACGGCGAAGGCACCTACTTGGAGCAATGCCAACGCGGCGCAGAGACGCTGCATACCCTGGCCGAACTCTCGGCGGACTACGGTCTGGAGATCCTGGTCGAGAACCCCACCGAGAAAGCCCTCGTCGCAGTCCATATGGTCTACCAGTCCGACGACGATCGCCCCCCCTCACACCTGAAACTCGCCGTCGCGGTAGATGACTTTCGTCGTGCCGTCGGTGAGGTGGGCGGTGACGGTGCGGTTACTGGTCGCGACGATGTCGGTGTGCACGACGGAGTTGTTGTAGCCCATCTCGGCCCATTGCGCTTCGGTCACGGTGGCGGGGTCACCGGTGAACGAGTCGCGGTAGGCGGAACCCACGGCGAGGTGGGTGTTGCCCCACTGGCCCCCGACATTCTCGTCGTAGAGGGTCTCACCCATGAACTTCGTGATGCGGGAGAAACGGCGGTCGGTGAGCGAAAACTCTCCGATCTTGTCGGCGTTTTCGACCGCGATCATTTCACGGAGCAGTGCCTCGCCTTTGGTGGCAGTAGCTTTGGTCACGACGCCGTCCTCAAATTCCAAATACGCACCTTCGATGAGCGAGCCGTAGCGGTAGAGCGGCTCGGTGAACTGGATGCGTCCCGTGGTGCCGCGCCAATCGGGTGAGATGAACAGCTCGAAGCTGGGGATGTTGCGGCCGGAGCCGCCGAGCCATTTGCGATCGGGACCGAGCTTGATCCAAATATCGGTATCGGCCGCCTCGACGTGGAGGCGGTCGATGGGCAGCGCATCGAGTTTGTCGCGCACGGCGTAGAGCTGCTCGTAGACAGCCTTCCACTTGTCCGCCGGGGAGTCCTCGGTGAGGTAGCAGGCGTCGATAATCTGCGCCCAGTAATCTTCGAGCGACATGCCCACTTCGTCGGCCATGGCCT is from Synoicihabitans lomoniglobus and encodes:
- a CDS encoding aminopeptidase, whose translation is MSYQPSEALLDKYADVLINFALNSGEGVKPGEVVQLRVPEVAKPLLVALRRAVLKAGAHPLVFFTPDGIAREFYELASDDQLSFFAESFHRGTVDQIDHTVAILAETDKQELTGIPTAKIMAVQKALKPYMEWRRAKESAGDYTWTLAMYGTQAMADEVGMSLEDYWAQIIDACYLTEDSPADKWKAVYEQLYAVRDKLDALPIDRLHVEAADTDIWIKLGPDRKWLGGSGRNIPSFELFISPDWRGTTGRIQFTEPLYRYGSLIEGAYLEFEDGVVTKATATKGEALLREMIAVENADKIGEFSLTDRRFSRITKFMGETLYDENVGGQWGNTHLAVGSAYRDSFTGDPATVTEAQWAEMGYNNSVVHTDIVATSNRTVTAHLTDGTTKVIYRDGEFQV